The following nucleotide sequence is from Corynebacterium hindlerae.
CCCAGGGCGAACTGTGCAGCTCCGAAGACTACTTCGAGGGCTTCGCCGCCTTCCAGGAAAAGCGCCGTCCAGAGTTTAAGGGGAAATAACGTGACTGCATATCTCGTATCCGGAACCCGCACCCCGGTGGGCCGCTATGGTGGCGCGCTGTCCTCCGTCCGCCCCGATGACCTGGCTGCTTTGGTGGTCAAGGCTGTGGTCGAGGACTCTGGGATCCCGCCCGAGGCCGTGGATGAAGTGATCCTCGGTAATGCCAACGGCGCTGGTGAAGAGAACCGCAATGTGGCCCGCATGGCCTGGCTGCTCGCCGGTTTCCCTGATTCCGTACCGGGCATCACCGTCAACCGCCTCTGTGCCTCCGGCATGTCCGCGATTGCCCTGGCCACCGCCATGGTGGAATCCGGCCAGGCCGACATCATTGTCGCAGGTGGCGTAGAGTCCATGTCCCGTGCGCCATGGGTTATGGAAAAGCCCTCAACCGCGTTTGCCAAGCCCGGCGAGATCTTCGATACCTCGATTGGTTGGCGCTTCGTCAACCCGGTTTTCGCAGCTCAGGACAAGATGACCTACTCCATGCCGGAGACCGCCGAAGAGGTCGCACGCCGCAGCAACATCTCCCGCGAGGACGCCGACGCCTTTGCCGTCCAGTCCCAGGAACGGGCGTTGGCCTCGCGTGGCTTTATGGCTGCCGAGATCACCCCGGTACCGGTGAAGGACCGCAAGGGCAACGTCACGCTCGTGTCCGAAGACGAGGGGCCGCGCGCCGGCACCACCCCGGAGGTGTTGGCCCGCCTGCGGCCCGTCGTTAAGGGCGGCGAGGTGGTCACCGCCGGCAATTCGAGCTCGCTTAACGACGGCTCATCCGCCATCATCGTGGCCTCCGAAGCAGCCCTGTCCAAGTACGGTCTCAAGCCGCGTGCCCGCGTCATCGCAAATGCGGCCGTGGGCCTGGAACCTGCAGTGATGGGCCTGGGCCCGATCCCAGCGACCCGTTCTGTCCTTGATCGCGCTGGTTGGTCCACCTCGGATGTCGACGCCTTCGAGATCAACGAAGCCTTCGCCACCCAGTCGCTTGCCACCGTCCGTGAGCTGGACCTTGATCCCGAGAAAGTGAACGCGTGGGGCGGCGCCATCGCCCTTGGCCACCCGCTCGGTTCCTCCGGTTCTCGCATCACCGTCACTCTGCTGAACCGCC
It contains:
- a CDS encoding thiolase family protein; amino-acid sequence: MTAYLVSGTRTPVGRYGGALSSVRPDDLAALVVKAVVEDSGIPPEAVDEVILGNANGAGEENRNVARMAWLLAGFPDSVPGITVNRLCASGMSAIALATAMVESGQADIIVAGGVESMSRAPWVMEKPSTAFAKPGEIFDTSIGWRFVNPVFAAQDKMTYSMPETAEEVARRSNISREDADAFAVQSQERALASRGFMAAEITPVPVKDRKGNVTLVSEDEGPRAGTTPEVLARLRPVVKGGEVVTAGNSSSLNDGSSAIIVASEAALSKYGLKPRARVIANAAVGLEPAVMGLGPIPATRSVLDRAGWSTSDVDAFEINEAFATQSLATVRELDLDPEKVNAWGGAIALGHPLGSSGSRITVTLLNRLEQTGASRGVATMCVGVGQGTAIAIERV